Proteins encoded together in one Mycolicibacter minnesotensis window:
- a CDS encoding SDR family NAD(P)-dependent oxidoreductase: MTSRRSNKISHGARAVITGAGSGIGRSFALELARRNAAVVCSDKFADRAEETAELVRAAGGTAFATVCDVAARPDVEKLAAAADEMFGAPPTLVVNNAGVGAGGHLIGEIGFDEWYWVLGINLLGVVHGCEVFAPQLRAQKQAGIINIASAAAYSAAPLMAAYSASKAAVLSLSETLRSEMVGTGVHVTVVCPTFVKTNVARDGRIAGNAATYATTMMERRGTAPEVIARKSLDANDAGRLYVMPQLDAWLGWRLKRLAPALTTRAMAKARNVMDPQ, encoded by the coding sequence ATGACCAGTCGGCGCTCGAACAAGATCTCCCATGGCGCTCGTGCGGTGATCACCGGCGCGGGCAGCGGCATCGGGCGGTCGTTCGCCTTGGAGCTGGCGCGTCGCAACGCAGCGGTGGTCTGCAGCGACAAGTTTGCGGATCGCGCCGAGGAAACCGCGGAGCTTGTCCGGGCCGCCGGCGGCACCGCCTTCGCGACGGTGTGCGACGTGGCGGCGCGCCCGGACGTGGAAAAGCTCGCGGCGGCCGCGGACGAGATGTTCGGCGCTCCACCCACCTTGGTGGTCAACAACGCCGGAGTGGGAGCCGGCGGCCACCTGATCGGTGAGATCGGCTTCGACGAGTGGTACTGGGTGTTGGGCATCAATCTGCTGGGCGTGGTCCACGGCTGTGAGGTCTTCGCCCCGCAGCTCAGGGCGCAGAAGCAGGCAGGCATCATCAACATCGCTTCCGCGGCGGCCTATTCGGCGGCGCCACTGATGGCGGCCTACAGTGCCAGCAAGGCAGCGGTGCTCTCGCTGTCGGAGACGCTTCGTTCGGAGATGGTCGGCACCGGTGTCCACGTCACCGTGGTGTGCCCCACCTTCGTCAAGACCAACGTTGCCCGTGACGGCCGCATCGCCGGCAATGCCGCGACGTATGCGACCACCATGATGGAGCGACGAGGGACGGCGCCGGAGGTCATCGCCCGCAAGTCCCTCGATGCCAACGACGCAGGCAGGTTGTATGTCATGCCGCAGCTCGACGCTTGGCTGGGCTGGCGGCTGAAGCGTTTGGCGCCGGCGCTGACCACGCGCGCCATGGCCAAGGCCCGAAACGTGATGGACCCGCAGTGA
- a CDS encoding alpha/beta hydrolase — protein sequence MTIRDTGDSSCAPTLLADDQLPRASAAARLSQIVPRRVLRPLVGRLPFNAAGLRLLRMMTDAPARLARPVPGTLIDAVQQPGLRGEWVVAPAVRDSGRVILYLHGSAFTLMSARTHRPLVSRLSQRTALPCFSVDYRLAPEHPFPAASDDVMAAYRHLLAQGYRAADIVVAGDSAGGFLAVDLALQLARTDEPLPAALALFSPLVDLSLQLAADQERRTPDCLVTAADCRRLVDLYVGSGDRSDPRITMDFASVQRFPPTLVQAGGNEMLQADAQHLHRCIQASGNTSYLQVWPGQMHVFQNMSALTESATALRQAALFIDWAMRGSTTSERKCIG from the coding sequence ATGACGATTAGGGATACCGGCGATTCGTCGTGCGCGCCGACACTCCTCGCTGACGACCAGTTGCCGCGGGCTTCGGCCGCGGCACGGCTCAGCCAGATAGTGCCGCGCCGGGTACTGCGGCCGCTGGTGGGAAGGCTGCCGTTCAATGCCGCCGGCCTGCGGCTGCTGCGGATGATGACCGACGCCCCCGCACGGTTGGCCCGGCCCGTGCCGGGGACCCTCATCGATGCGGTGCAGCAACCGGGGCTGCGGGGCGAGTGGGTGGTGGCGCCCGCGGTACGCGACAGCGGCCGGGTGATCCTCTACCTCCACGGCAGCGCCTTCACCCTGATGTCGGCGCGTACGCACCGGCCCCTGGTCTCGCGGCTCTCGCAGCGAACCGCGCTGCCCTGCTTCAGCGTCGACTACCGGCTGGCGCCCGAGCACCCCTTTCCCGCCGCCTCCGACGACGTGATGGCCGCCTACCGCCACCTCCTCGCGCAGGGCTACCGGGCCGCCGACATCGTCGTCGCCGGCGACTCGGCCGGCGGATTTCTCGCGGTGGATCTGGCTCTGCAACTGGCTCGCACCGATGAGCCACTTCCGGCCGCTCTGGCGCTGTTCTCCCCGCTGGTCGATCTGTCGCTGCAGCTGGCCGCCGATCAAGAGCGGCGCACGCCGGACTGCCTGGTCACTGCCGCGGACTGTCGCCGCCTGGTGGACCTCTATGTGGGTAGCGGCGACAGATCCGACCCGCGGATCACCATGGACTTCGCGTCGGTGCAGCGCTTCCCGCCCACGCTGGTCCAGGCCGGGGGCAACGAGATGCTGCAAGCAGATGCTCAGCACCTGCACCGATGCATCCAGGCATCGGGCAATACGAGCTACCTACAGGTCTGGCCCGGGCAGATGCATGTCTTCCAGAACATGAGCGCGCTGACGGAGTCGGCGACCGCCCTACGTCAAGCAGCGCTCTTCATCGACTGGGCGATGCGGGGTTCGACTACTTCAGAGAGGAAGTGCATCGGATGA
- a CDS encoding flavin-containing monooxygenase — translation MTTAVGQDRTVTTVIIGAGLAGLGAAIRLLDAGIEDIVVLERASEVGGTWRDNTYPGVACDVPSLMYSYSFEPNPRWSQTYASGAEIQQYIVDMVDRRGLRKYIEFGQDVSGMAWDDSRSEWVITTTTTQYRARTVIASYGPLARWTWPKIDGIEDFGGTIMHTAQWDHDFDFSDKTVAVIGTGSTAVQVIPQLVGRSKKVRVFQRTPGWVLPRVNKATPSWLRRLYTQVPSAQRVARSTMLGVSEAGALAVVWNTVLTSAVALAGKRYLAKEVNDRWLRRSLTPNFRPGCKRMLVSDEYYRALQAPHCELITWPIARISATGVMTCEGVEHSADVIVCATGYEATKTAPPIQIVGRDGRSLNEEWARGSFAYKSVNVAGYPNLFFTFGPNSGPGHISALVYVEAQIEYAVRMIELLARRGLTSIEVRADAQQTYNRWIQGRLDKTTWNSGGCSSWYLTEDGFNSTMFPGFASTFRRVLNDVQLQDYVATGDPTALVGAAAGPGSQMADPE, via the coding sequence ATGACCACGGCTGTTGGGCAGGACCGCACCGTCACCACAGTCATCATCGGAGCCGGCCTGGCCGGACTGGGCGCGGCCATCCGGCTCCTCGACGCGGGTATCGAGGACATCGTCGTGCTGGAGCGCGCCTCCGAAGTGGGCGGCACCTGGCGCGACAACACTTACCCGGGCGTGGCGTGCGATGTCCCGTCGCTGATGTACTCCTACTCGTTCGAGCCGAACCCCCGCTGGAGCCAGACCTACGCCAGCGGCGCGGAGATCCAGCAGTACATCGTCGACATGGTCGACCGGCGCGGCCTGCGTAAGTACATCGAATTCGGCCAAGACGTCTCCGGCATGGCGTGGGACGACAGCCGAAGCGAGTGGGTGATCACGACCACGACCACCCAATACCGGGCCCGTACCGTCATCGCTTCCTACGGGCCGCTGGCCCGCTGGACATGGCCGAAGATCGACGGCATCGAAGATTTCGGCGGCACAATCATGCACACCGCCCAGTGGGACCACGACTTCGACTTCAGCGACAAGACAGTCGCCGTGATCGGAACCGGATCGACCGCGGTACAGGTGATTCCCCAGCTGGTGGGCCGGTCCAAGAAGGTCAGGGTATTCCAGCGCACGCCCGGCTGGGTGTTGCCGCGTGTCAACAAAGCAACCCCTTCGTGGCTCAGGCGGCTCTATACGCAGGTCCCCTCGGCGCAGCGAGTGGCCCGTTCGACCATGCTTGGTGTATCGGAGGCCGGGGCGCTGGCAGTTGTATGGAACACGGTCTTGACCTCTGCGGTTGCCCTTGCCGGAAAGCGTTACCTGGCAAAAGAAGTCAACGATCGGTGGCTGCGTCGCAGTCTTACTCCGAACTTCCGTCCCGGCTGCAAACGCATGCTGGTGTCCGACGAGTACTACCGGGCCCTGCAAGCTCCCCACTGCGAACTCATCACCTGGCCGATCGCCCGGATCAGCGCTACCGGTGTGATGACCTGCGAGGGTGTCGAACACTCAGCCGACGTCATCGTGTGTGCGACCGGCTACGAAGCGACCAAGACCGCTCCACCGATCCAGATCGTCGGCCGGGACGGACGGTCGCTCAACGAGGAGTGGGCGCGGGGTTCGTTCGCCTACAAGAGCGTCAATGTCGCCGGATACCCGAACTTGTTCTTCACCTTCGGGCCGAACTCCGGGCCGGGCCACATCTCGGCGCTGGTCTACGTGGAAGCTCAGATCGAGTACGCGGTGCGGATGATCGAGCTGCTGGCGAGGCGAGGACTTACCTCGATCGAAGTCCGTGCCGATGCCCAGCAGACCTACAACCGCTGGATTCAGGGTCGGTTGGACAAGACGACGTGGAACTCCGGCGGTTGCAGCAGTTGGTATCTGACCGAGGATGGCTTCAACTCCACCATGTTCCCCGGATTCGCCAGCACCTTTCGGCGCGTTCTGAACGACGTCCAACTGCAGGACTACGTGGCCACGGGAGACCCCACCGCGCTGGTGGGCGCGGCAGCCGGTCCCGGGAGCCAGATGGCCGATCCGGAATGA
- a CDS encoding PE-PPE domain-containing protein, whose translation MLTKVFAPIAIAGTVAGGVLAAPVTHAAHIDVSLLSGTAFFVGPTTLSTPSPSFAQTAADLFLQPLGFDGGDDLDSCVVGVGVCDAPLRVLSTPALIQQGHSSFVGAAEIVRAVQAELQANPDAYNAENPLWIFGYSQGATAGSIAMAQLAHDGVDPEALHFVFIGNPAGEGGAWSEREADPLTVDGLLNGFLTPNNAFTTTVYSVPNDPVADASSPSALGLLWEHMMYLGLTPGQVADQSITTDGLITNVGISGDFDPFTTWLNAFGNGLADSSWWEGIFYSLVASIYGAFGNIEGFFGDWLGIDWGGVEDTLDFWFPADA comes from the coding sequence ATGCTGACCAAGGTCTTCGCCCCGATCGCGATCGCCGGAACCGTGGCAGGAGGGGTGCTGGCCGCCCCGGTGACCCACGCCGCGCACATCGACGTCAGCCTGCTGTCGGGCACCGCGTTCTTCGTCGGCCCGACGACGCTCTCGACGCCGTCACCGAGCTTCGCTCAAACCGCCGCCGACCTGTTCCTGCAGCCCCTGGGCTTCGACGGCGGCGACGACTTGGACTCCTGCGTGGTCGGTGTCGGCGTGTGCGACGCGCCGCTGCGCGTGCTGTCCACCCCGGCGCTGATCCAGCAGGGCCACAGCAGTTTCGTCGGTGCCGCCGAGATCGTCCGGGCGGTACAAGCCGAACTCCAGGCCAATCCCGACGCCTATAACGCCGAGAACCCGCTCTGGATCTTCGGCTACTCGCAGGGCGCCACAGCAGGTTCCATCGCGATGGCCCAGTTGGCCCACGACGGCGTCGATCCCGAGGCCCTGCACTTTGTCTTCATCGGCAACCCGGCCGGCGAGGGCGGCGCGTGGTCGGAGCGCGAAGCGGATCCGCTGACGGTCGACGGACTGCTCAACGGCTTCCTGACCCCCAACAACGCGTTCACCACCACCGTCTACTCGGTGCCAAATGACCCCGTGGCCGACGCCTCGTCACCTTCCGCGCTCGGGCTGTTGTGGGAGCACATGATGTACCTCGGACTGACCCCCGGTCAGGTCGCCGACCAGAGCATCACCACCGACGGGTTGATCACCAACGTCGGCATCTCCGGTGACTTCGACCCGTTCACCACCTGGCTCAACGCCTTCGGCAACGGACTGGCCGACAGCAGCTGGTGGGAGGGCATCTTCTATTCGCTGGTGGCGTCCATCTACGGGGCCTTCGGCAACATCGAGGGCTTCTTCGGCGACTGGCTCGGCATTGACTGGGGCGGCGTCGAGGACACCCTCGACTTCTGGTTCCCGGCGGACGCCTAA
- a CDS encoding CobW family GTP-binding protein, with amino-acid sequence MADRNAPAIPVIALTGYLGAGKTTLLNHVLRAPGARIGVIINDFGELNVDAGLVTGQVDEPVSIAGGCICHLPDEGGLDDALEKLADPKLALDAIIIEASGVAEPADVSRVIRFSGVERIRHGGVVDVIDAVEHFDTVDIGALPPPRYGVASLVVVNKMDRIAEDARAEFLARVEGRVRDLNPDAYVVGAVAGRVDPRLLYDINDGDQAGQMSFRELLLDGAAPSHDDHHDHVHAASVTVVGDGAVDPGPLLDLLEQPPRGVYRMKGTVAIGKRHYLFNVVRRSVHVTTAAAGAGPSHLVAIGTDLDIADVQARLEVALRPAGEKVAAAGMRRLQRLRQYSI; translated from the coding sequence ATGGCCGACCGCAACGCGCCCGCTATTCCCGTCATCGCGCTCACCGGCTACCTCGGTGCGGGCAAGACCACCCTGCTCAACCATGTGCTGCGGGCACCGGGGGCGCGAATCGGGGTGATTATCAACGACTTCGGCGAGCTCAACGTCGACGCCGGCCTGGTCACCGGCCAGGTCGATGAACCGGTGTCGATCGCCGGGGGGTGCATCTGCCACCTGCCCGATGAGGGCGGCCTGGACGACGCGCTGGAGAAGCTGGCCGATCCCAAACTGGCACTGGACGCGATCATCATCGAGGCGAGCGGGGTGGCTGAGCCGGCTGACGTATCGCGGGTCATCCGGTTCAGCGGAGTGGAGCGGATCCGGCACGGCGGGGTGGTCGACGTCATCGACGCTGTCGAGCACTTCGACACCGTCGACATCGGCGCTTTGCCGCCGCCACGCTACGGCGTGGCCTCCCTGGTGGTGGTCAACAAGATGGATCGGATCGCCGAGGACGCCCGCGCCGAATTCCTGGCCCGGGTCGAGGGCCGGGTGCGCGACCTCAATCCCGACGCCTATGTGGTGGGCGCGGTGGCCGGACGCGTGGACCCCCGCCTGCTCTACGACATCAATGACGGTGACCAGGCCGGGCAGATGTCGTTTCGGGAACTTCTGCTCGACGGCGCCGCCCCTTCTCACGATGACCATCACGATCATGTGCACGCGGCCTCTGTCACCGTCGTGGGCGACGGCGCCGTGGACCCGGGCCCGCTCCTAGACCTTCTGGAGCAGCCACCGCGCGGGGTCTACCGGATGAAGGGCACCGTCGCGATCGGCAAGCGCCACTACCTGTTCAACGTCGTCCGCAGGTCCGTTCACGTGACGACGGCTGCTGCGGGGGCGGGACCCAGCCACCTGGTTGCGATCGGCACCGACCTCGACATCGCGGATGTGCAGGCACGCCTCGAGGTTGCTCTTCGCCCGGCCGGCGAGAAGGTGGCCGCAGCGGGAATGCGACGGCTACAACGGTTGCGGCAGTACAGCATCTAG
- a CDS encoding alpha/beta fold hydrolase, with amino-acid sequence MSEPTDPTSPIVLDVEGSGVQPPVAPGVRRLFWILERVAPAIGSRWALELWCTPPVLESSLRMPPGVPPGEPLEAYWSGHRIVGESWGEGPPVYLVHGWGGRRPHLGMFIKPLVAAGHRVIAFDLPSHNESDPGVLAPGRTTAIECAEAVAAMIETHGPARAVVAHSLGANATAFAASWGATVGRLVFLAPMGEFPIYLDLFAARHNFGRRIRAGLHRRLERRIGMPLEDTNMVRIAERTDYPPLLLIHDPDDPDTPYVTSEKVVASWPGARLMTTAGLGRLAHFRILRHRPAIRAGVDFIGSAAE; translated from the coding sequence GTGTCGGAGCCAACTGACCCCACCAGCCCGATCGTTCTGGACGTGGAAGGCTCCGGTGTCCAACCGCCGGTGGCCCCGGGGGTCCGCCGCCTGTTCTGGATACTGGAGCGAGTCGCGCCCGCGATCGGGTCACGCTGGGCGCTTGAACTGTGGTGCACGCCGCCGGTTCTCGAGTCCAGCCTGCGCATGCCGCCCGGCGTCCCGCCCGGAGAGCCGTTAGAGGCGTACTGGAGCGGGCACCGGATCGTGGGCGAATCCTGGGGGGAGGGGCCGCCGGTCTACCTTGTGCACGGCTGGGGCGGGCGCCGCCCACACCTGGGCATGTTCATCAAACCCCTGGTCGCCGCCGGTCACCGTGTCATCGCCTTCGACCTGCCCAGCCACAACGAGTCCGATCCAGGCGTCTTGGCGCCCGGCCGCACCACCGCCATTGAGTGCGCCGAAGCGGTCGCGGCCATGATCGAGACGCATGGGCCGGCGCGTGCGGTGGTCGCGCACTCCCTGGGCGCGAACGCGACCGCCTTCGCGGCATCGTGGGGCGCGACGGTGGGGCGGTTGGTGTTCCTGGCGCCCATGGGCGAGTTCCCGATCTACCTGGATCTGTTCGCCGCGCGCCACAACTTCGGTAGACGGATCCGCGCGGGCCTGCACCGACGCCTGGAACGCCGTATCGGCATGCCGCTCGAGGACACCAACATGGTCCGGATCGCCGAGCGCACCGACTATCCGCCGCTGCTGCTTATCCACGACCCCGATGACCCCGATACTCCGTACGTGACGAGTGAGAAGGTCGTCGCGTCGTGGCCGGGTGCGCGGCTGATGACGACAGCGGGACTCGGCAGGCTGGCGCACTTCCGGATCTTGAGGCACCGCCCCGCTATCCGCGCGGGCGTCGACTTCATCGGATCCGCTGCGGAGTAA
- a CDS encoding oxygenase MpaB family protein, whose amino-acid sequence MTVTGERPKIRLEDVDFNRRDHPDRPLRPIPPGRDQFAAQWRQMRQFMFGPWIDIDKEVGPNDITRLRDDYFWQRDEHMIGVVDAFERLGPQRGRALFEQALTQGIETLEDPPQELVDLFEHLDQLPAQFDLAAAERGRMLAMSSTLAALTIIRGWAVYETAMTGDISAATGATGRFADDGPRRFIETARVFAEFTLPEIFDRHSEAFQDVVRVRLMHALASRGLRRKWGDDLYLKYGEPIPVTSLLGFGSGMLLGRLVDHAFGRKLTKDQLEDLAEYSSFSGRLWGAPEMLHSANGLELIKSLNYVLARGGNPSPWRAELVDAIAGPEHLETLIGTLPAPVRKLMSKYAKQITSMIAFAPAGVVFGYEQIDAMLVGTIFEPLGYNFRRHVQNFERLTRLNVRIAMVADWVPWSNPIRERRKRTGAVAHERVAMLNKIARGRQMSLTYTHHDRSTSGEGFTG is encoded by the coding sequence GTGACTGTGACCGGCGAACGTCCGAAGATCCGCCTCGAGGACGTCGATTTCAATCGACGCGATCACCCTGACCGGCCATTGCGGCCCATCCCGCCGGGCCGCGACCAATTCGCCGCCCAGTGGCGCCAGATGCGCCAGTTCATGTTCGGGCCGTGGATCGACATCGACAAAGAGGTCGGGCCCAACGACATCACCCGCCTGCGCGACGACTATTTCTGGCAGCGCGACGAACACATGATCGGTGTCGTCGACGCATTTGAACGCCTGGGGCCGCAGCGGGGCCGCGCCCTGTTTGAGCAGGCCCTGACGCAGGGTATTGAAACCCTGGAAGATCCGCCCCAAGAGCTCGTCGACCTGTTCGAGCATCTTGATCAGCTTCCCGCGCAATTCGACCTTGCCGCCGCGGAACGCGGCCGGATGCTCGCGATGTCGAGCACCCTCGCTGCCCTCACCATCATTCGCGGCTGGGCGGTCTATGAAACTGCAATGACCGGCGACATCTCGGCGGCCACCGGCGCCACCGGGCGATTCGCCGACGACGGCCCGCGCCGCTTTATCGAAACGGCGCGCGTCTTCGCCGAGTTCACCTTGCCCGAGATCTTCGATCGGCACTCCGAGGCATTCCAGGACGTGGTGCGAGTGCGGTTGATGCACGCACTGGCCAGTCGTGGGCTCCGGCGCAAGTGGGGCGATGACCTCTATCTCAAGTACGGGGAGCCTATTCCCGTGACGTCGTTGCTGGGATTCGGCAGTGGCATGCTGCTGGGCCGTCTCGTCGACCACGCGTTCGGGCGCAAGCTGACCAAGGACCAGCTCGAAGACCTCGCCGAGTACTCCTCGTTCTCGGGCCGGCTGTGGGGTGCCCCGGAGATGCTGCATTCCGCTAATGGCCTGGAATTGATCAAATCGCTGAACTATGTGCTCGCCCGCGGCGGTAACCCCTCACCGTGGCGTGCCGAGCTCGTCGACGCGATCGCTGGTCCCGAGCACCTGGAAACGCTGATCGGGACCCTGCCGGCCCCGGTTCGGAAGTTGATGTCCAAGTACGCCAAACAGATCACCTCGATGATCGCCTTTGCGCCGGCCGGCGTCGTCTTCGGCTACGAGCAGATCGATGCCATGTTGGTGGGCACCATCTTTGAACCGCTGGGCTACAACTTCCGCCGTCACGTGCAGAACTTCGAGCGGCTCACCCGGCTCAACGTGCGCATCGCCATGGTGGCGGACTGGGTGCCGTGGTCCAACCCGATCCGTGAGCGCCGTAAGAGGACTGGGGCGGTGGCGCACGAGCGAGTCGCGATGTTGAACAAGATCGCCCGGGGTCGGCAGATGTCACTGACGTACACCCATCACGACCGTTCGACCTCCGGTGAGGGCTTCACCGGCTGA
- a CDS encoding nuclear transport factor 2 family protein, whose protein sequence is MRGPALPFENIIVAHLNAWNSPSGSAREQAIAEVYSPDVFVGEPADALTGHEGVEAAIAALQAQLPETVITRTGPTQTSQDLVTYAWTLGPANGPALASGRDVLIIHNEKVSSLYVIIDE, encoded by the coding sequence ATGAGGGGTCCAGCCTTGCCTTTTGAGAACATCATCGTTGCCCACCTGAACGCCTGGAATTCCCCGAGCGGGTCCGCACGGGAGCAGGCGATCGCCGAGGTCTACTCCCCAGACGTGTTCGTCGGTGAGCCGGCAGACGCGCTCACTGGCCACGAGGGCGTTGAGGCCGCGATAGCTGCTCTGCAGGCCCAGCTCCCGGAAACCGTGATCACCCGCACCGGGCCGACGCAGACGTCACAAGACCTGGTGACCTACGCCTGGACACTCGGTCCCGCCAACGGCCCCGCCCTGGCATCCGGCCGCGACGTCCTGATCATCCACAACGAAAAGGTTTCGAGCCTCTACGTGATTATCGACGAGTAG
- a CDS encoding DUF3297 family protein has product MSEDHSADVPPNQLSVDPRSAFYDEEVLRRDVGIRFNGVERTNVCEYNVAEGWVRVEVPTAKDRRGNPMVVKLNGTVEPYFRPAE; this is encoded by the coding sequence ATGAGCGAAGACCACAGCGCAGACGTTCCACCGAATCAGCTCTCCGTCGATCCGCGCAGCGCCTTCTACGACGAAGAGGTGCTCCGCCGTGACGTGGGTATTCGCTTCAATGGTGTCGAGAGAACCAATGTGTGCGAATACAACGTGGCCGAGGGCTGGGTGCGTGTCGAGGTACCCACCGCGAAAGACCGCCGCGGCAATCCGATGGTCGTGAAGCTCAACGGCACGGTGGAACCCTATTTCCGCCCAGCGGAATAG
- a CDS encoding peptidase: MTYCIGIMLDKGVIFASDSRTNAGVDDFAKFCKMTVFERTGERVIVLLSSGNLAGTQSVISLLSQRCAEGDAATNVLGAKTMFDVCRLVSDAMRETEQRDAEYLEQSKVPFNASFIVGGQIAGEPVRLFRIYAEGNFIEAGPDTLFLQTGETKYGKPILDRALTHETSLADATKCVLVSFDSTIRSNLSVGMPIDLICYEKDSLTVQWRRRFDEGDPYFTAVSEAWGEGTKQVFSRLPVLRW; the protein is encoded by the coding sequence GTGACCTACTGCATTGGGATAATGCTCGATAAGGGCGTCATCTTTGCCTCGGATTCCCGGACCAATGCCGGCGTCGACGATTTCGCCAAGTTCTGCAAGATGACGGTGTTCGAACGTACCGGTGAGCGCGTCATCGTCTTGTTGAGTTCGGGCAACCTCGCCGGAACCCAGTCCGTGATCAGCTTGCTGTCGCAGCGCTGCGCCGAGGGCGATGCGGCCACTAATGTCCTGGGCGCCAAGACCATGTTCGACGTCTGTCGGTTGGTCTCGGACGCGATGCGCGAGACCGAGCAGCGCGACGCCGAGTACTTAGAACAGAGCAAGGTTCCCTTCAACGCTTCGTTTATCGTCGGTGGGCAGATCGCCGGCGAGCCGGTAAGGCTTTTCCGGATCTATGCCGAGGGTAATTTCATCGAAGCAGGACCCGACACCTTGTTCTTGCAAACCGGCGAAACCAAGTATGGAAAGCCGATCCTGGACCGGGCACTTACCCACGAAACGTCCCTTGCCGACGCTACGAAGTGCGTTCTGGTGTCGTTCGATTCGACCATTCGCAGTAATCTCTCGGTCGGTATGCCCATCGACCTGATCTGCTACGAAAAAGACAGCCTGACCGTGCAATGGCGGCGGCGATTCGATGAGGGTGACCCGTACTTCACTGCGGTGAGCGAGGCGTGGGGCGAAGGTACCAAACAGGTCTTCAGCCGCCTGCCGGTCTTGCGTTGGTAG
- a CDS encoding transglutaminase-like domain-containing protein produces MARPMGCRRPIMKIRVGFEMIFDCPEPTPMIFNLNVHFSRVSDLVGRDALLVDPPVPVVGYRDEFGNWCTRIVAPQGRIRVWADAVVNDSGSPDPVVPGAQQIPVPELPAETLVYLLGSRYCDTDRLSQTAWDLFGQTPTGWDRVQAICDYVHRHITFDYQQADSTRTALEAFNDRVGVCRDFTHLAVAFCRCMNIPARYCTGYLGHVGMPSTQEPVDFAAWFEVFLDGQWHTFDARNNVPRIGRVLIARGRDAADVALSNAFGTNTLTSFNVWTEEIPGD; encoded by the coding sequence GTGGCACGCCCCATGGGATGCAGGAGGCCCATCATGAAAATTCGCGTCGGCTTCGAGATGATCTTCGACTGCCCGGAACCAACCCCGATGATCTTCAACCTGAACGTCCACTTCAGCCGAGTGTCCGATCTCGTCGGCCGTGACGCCTTGTTGGTCGATCCACCGGTCCCGGTCGTCGGCTACCGGGATGAATTCGGCAACTGGTGCACTCGCATTGTCGCGCCGCAAGGCCGCATCCGCGTCTGGGCCGACGCAGTCGTCAACGACAGCGGTTCTCCCGACCCCGTTGTTCCCGGGGCGCAACAGATTCCGGTTCCGGAGCTGCCCGCGGAAACTCTCGTATACCTGCTCGGGAGTCGATACTGCGATACCGATCGACTGTCGCAGACCGCGTGGGACCTCTTCGGCCAGACACCCACCGGGTGGGATCGCGTTCAGGCGATCTGCGACTACGTCCATCGGCACATCACTTTCGACTACCAGCAGGCAGACAGCACCCGGACCGCGCTCGAAGCCTTCAACGATCGAGTCGGCGTCTGCCGTGACTTCACGCATCTGGCCGTGGCCTTCTGTCGTTGCATGAATATCCCGGCCCGCTACTGCACGGGCTACCTGGGTCACGTCGGAATGCCGTCGACCCAAGAGCCCGTCGATTTCGCGGCCTGGTTCGAGGTTTTCCTGGACGGGCAGTGGCACACCTTCGATGCGCGCAATAACGTGCCGCGCATCGGCAGGGTCTTGATTGCGCGCGGACGCGATGCCGCCGACGTCGCACTGAGCAATGCCTTCGGCACCAACACGCTGACGAGCTTCAACGTGTGGACCGAAGAGATACCGGGAGATTGA